One genomic segment of Brevibacillus laterosporus LMG 15441 includes these proteins:
- the fabG gene encoding 3-oxoacyl-[acyl-carrier-protein] reductase, whose protein sequence is MLEGKVALITGASRGIGRAIALKYAEAGANIIVNYSGNEAKAQETVAEIEKMGREAIMIRANVGNTEEAENMVKEALERFGKIDILVNNAGITRDNLLMRMKESEWDEVINVNLKGVFNMTKALTRPMMKQRSGSIINITSVVGVLGNAGQANYVAAKAGVIGLTKTTARELASRNIKVNAIAPGFVDTDMTDVLPEDVKSGILAQIPFNRLGSADEISSVALFLASDASSYMTGQTLHVDGGMYM, encoded by the coding sequence ATGTTAGAAGGTAAAGTAGCTTTGATTACAGGGGCTTCTCGTGGTATCGGTCGTGCCATCGCACTAAAATATGCGGAAGCCGGAGCCAATATCATTGTTAATTACTCAGGAAACGAAGCGAAAGCTCAGGAAACAGTAGCTGAGATCGAAAAAATGGGTCGTGAAGCAATTATGATTCGCGCCAATGTAGGAAATACAGAAGAAGCGGAGAATATGGTAAAAGAAGCGCTAGAGCGCTTTGGAAAAATCGATATTCTCGTAAATAACGCAGGAATTACTAGGGATAATCTCTTAATGCGCATGAAAGAGTCAGAATGGGATGAGGTTATCAACGTCAATTTAAAAGGCGTATTTAATATGACAAAAGCGTTGACTCGTCCAATGATGAAACAGCGTAGCGGAAGCATTATCAATATTACATCGGTTGTAGGTGTATTAGGTAACGCAGGACAGGCTAACTATGTGGCTGCCAAGGCTGGAGTCATTGGTTTAACCAAAACCACTGCTCGTGAACTCGCTTCCAGAAACATTAAGGTAAATGCGATTGCTCCGGGATTTGTTGACACTGATATGACAGATGTTCTACCGGAAGACGTTAAGAGTGGAATTTTAGCACAGATTCCATTTAACCGTCTTGGATCGGCTGACGAAATTTCTAGTGTGGCACTTTTCCTAGCATCTGATGCCTCAAGCTACATGACAGGACAAACCTTACATGTAGACGGCGGTATGTATATGTAA
- the fabD gene encoding ACP S-malonyltransferase: MSKLAFVFPGQGSQFVGMGAQLCEESSVAKAIFSQADEALGFSLSHLCYEGPEEELRLTVNTQPAILTMSVAVLKVLQEKCPDLKPDFVAGHSLGEYSALVAAGAISFTDAVKTVRARGQYMEQAVPAGQGAMAAVLNMDRQKLRGICEQVTEAGYPVQLANMNCPGQIVISGSAEGVEKAGVLAKEAGAKRVMPLNVSGPFHSSLMQPAAELLQAVLADIEINDANVPVVTNVAARPVTNSSEIATSLVEQVSSPVLWEDSVAWMIEQGVTTFIEIGPGKVLAGLVKKIAPKEANIKIFSLQDMDSLTEFVGGGEAC, translated from the coding sequence TTGAGTAAACTAGCATTTGTTTTTCCAGGACAAGGCTCTCAGTTTGTTGGAATGGGAGCGCAGTTATGTGAAGAATCATCAGTGGCAAAAGCGATTTTTAGTCAGGCGGATGAAGCACTAGGTTTCTCGCTTTCACATCTTTGCTACGAAGGACCTGAAGAGGAGCTGCGTTTGACAGTAAACACGCAGCCAGCTATTTTGACCATGAGCGTTGCTGTTCTTAAGGTTTTACAAGAAAAATGCCCTGATCTGAAGCCAGATTTCGTGGCAGGACACAGTTTGGGCGAATATTCTGCATTGGTAGCCGCAGGAGCAATCAGCTTTACCGATGCTGTGAAAACCGTGCGTGCACGTGGACAATATATGGAACAAGCAGTGCCTGCTGGTCAAGGGGCTATGGCGGCCGTACTTAATATGGATCGCCAAAAGTTGCGAGGCATATGTGAACAAGTTACCGAAGCCGGATACCCTGTTCAGCTTGCAAATATGAATTGCCCAGGGCAAATTGTCATTTCAGGTAGTGCTGAAGGTGTAGAGAAAGCGGGAGTACTGGCAAAAGAAGCGGGCGCTAAGCGCGTCATGCCACTAAATGTTAGCGGACCTTTCCATTCTTCCTTGATGCAACCAGCCGCTGAGCTTTTACAGGCTGTTTTAGCAGATATCGAAATAAACGATGCCAATGTACCAGTAGTGACGAATGTTGCAGCACGCCCTGTGACGAATTCTAGCGAAATTGCTACGAGCTTGGTTGAACAGGTATCTTCTCCTGTTCTTTGGGAGGATTCAGTTGCTTGGATGATCGAGCAAGGCGTCACTACGTTTATTGAGATCGGTCCCGGAAAAGTATTAGCTGGTTTGGTGAAAAAAATTGCACCAAAAGAAGCCAACATAAAAATCTTTAGCCTGCAAGACATGGATTCACTTACTGAATTCGTTGGAGGAGGAGAAGCATGTTAA
- the smc gene encoding chromosome segregation protein SMC, with protein MYLKRLELIGFKSFADRTELEFVPGVTAVVGPNGSGKSNVSDAIRWVLGEQSAKSLRGSKMEDIIFAGSDTRKPVNFAEVSLTLDNSDGSLDTEYSEVTVTRRVYRSGESDYSINKRSCRLKDIMELFMDTGVGKEAYSIIGQGRIEEILSTKSEDRRGIFEEAAGIVKYKSRKREAEKKLDETTQNLVRIYDIRNEVEEQVGPLQEQAEKAKTYKGLHEKLIQHEVALYVQQIEQTHAKWEETKRQSADLENQLAKRAAQAGQQEAELEQARYKVNQIDESIEELQQVLLTVSEEAEKVEGRREVLRERKRNLEANRKQTMEQMHRLTEKQHVIEEELTAEEARREEAKGKMREAEGKLKKAESEFQVVVRGLTDDLEKLKSDYFDKLNEMARLRNDIRHQEQTRDTSKARMERLQADRDRLVSEESTQLNTGEGHASELATIEQKLNETLTRFRELMAQTRGQEQQIEEAEMEIRRLEQQREATRSRLDLLKEMQHDFAGFQQGVKEILRAREKGMKGIHGAVAELMTVPRKVETAIEVALGGALQNVVVNDEAAGREAIGYLKRHNLGRATFLPLSVIRSRSLTSEDERQLRNESGVVGIASRLVSFDEAYRAVVESMLGNVIITETLEQANRVARSCHYRYRVVTLDGDIVNAGGSMTGGAVKKNNANLLGRNRQVEELEGMLDTLQNEIAQKKASIEAVTKTAKQAEEQQEKLREQGEVLRLREQELKGLLQQAELSGKSLRERMAVLDQDMALYQKEMNDAQHKLTELSQQLKVLEEEEHLLTTAIATAETRRKEHMLSKEEMNEQITSLKVLVAQVKQEHASRIEQVERLREQRTLLTKEWEEANQALMDLHSLDDNNDSFFGELDEKISELRQDKDRVANLISERRGDRSSLFAKQEQLELEVKEIRKQVKALEEKLHAEEVKGNRYEVELDHLLNKLSEEYELSFDLAKQKYPPLGEIAEQQGIVNGLKKQIAALGTVHLGAIEEFDRLAERLDFLRKQEEDLIEAKEMLYQVIAEMDTEMSRRFQQTFDEIRVQFQDVFVQLFGGGRADLLLSQPDRLLETGIDIVAQPPGKKLQNLALLSGGERALTAMALLFAILRVKPVPFCVLDEVEAALDEANVSRFAEYMHQFSGETQFICVTHRKGTMESADVLYGITMQEGGVSKLVSVKLEDTKKLIESAS; from the coding sequence ATGTATTTAAAACGGTTGGAACTGATCGGCTTTAAGTCGTTTGCAGACCGGACCGAATTGGAGTTTGTACCGGGAGTGACTGCGGTAGTTGGTCCAAACGGGAGCGGCAAGAGTAATGTATCGGACGCGATTCGTTGGGTGCTTGGTGAACAAAGCGCTAAATCGCTTCGCGGCTCCAAGATGGAGGATATTATTTTTGCCGGTAGCGATACGCGCAAACCGGTAAATTTCGCGGAAGTATCTTTAACCCTAGATAACTCGGATGGCTCTTTGGATACCGAATACTCCGAAGTGACCGTAACACGTCGAGTCTATCGTTCAGGGGAGAGCGACTATTCTATTAATAAGCGTTCCTGCCGATTAAAGGATATCATGGAACTGTTTATGGATACAGGTGTAGGAAAAGAGGCCTACTCTATCATTGGCCAAGGCCGAATCGAAGAAATACTGAGCACGAAATCAGAAGATCGCCGGGGCATTTTTGAAGAAGCAGCCGGAATTGTAAAATATAAGTCTCGCAAGCGGGAAGCAGAAAAGAAACTGGATGAAACAACCCAAAATTTAGTGCGTATTTATGATATTCGCAATGAGGTAGAAGAGCAAGTAGGTCCCTTGCAGGAGCAGGCGGAAAAAGCCAAGACCTATAAAGGCCTACATGAAAAGCTTATCCAGCATGAGGTAGCTCTCTACGTGCAGCAAATCGAGCAGACGCATGCCAAATGGGAGGAAACGAAAAGACAATCTGCTGATTTAGAAAATCAATTAGCCAAGCGTGCCGCACAAGCAGGGCAGCAAGAAGCGGAGCTAGAGCAGGCTCGCTACAAGGTTAATCAGATTGATGAATCAATTGAAGAGCTACAGCAGGTTTTGCTTACGGTGAGTGAAGAGGCGGAGAAGGTAGAGGGCCGCCGTGAGGTATTGCGGGAGCGCAAAAGAAATCTCGAAGCGAATCGTAAGCAAACGATGGAGCAAATGCACCGATTAACCGAGAAGCAGCATGTCATAGAGGAAGAGCTGACAGCGGAAGAAGCACGCCGAGAAGAAGCCAAGGGAAAGATGCGAGAAGCAGAAGGAAAGCTCAAGAAGGCGGAATCTGAATTCCAAGTGGTCGTGCGTGGGTTGACAGATGATCTGGAGAAGCTGAAAAGCGATTACTTCGACAAACTTAATGAAATGGCTCGCCTCCGTAATGATATTCGGCATCAGGAACAGACGCGTGATACCAGCAAGGCACGAATGGAGCGTTTGCAGGCAGACCGAGATCGCCTAGTTAGTGAAGAATCTACTCAGCTAAATACAGGGGAAGGGCATGCCTCTGAGCTTGCAACAATTGAGCAAAAGCTAAATGAAACGCTAACCCGTTTCCGTGAACTCATGGCCCAAACCCGTGGACAAGAGCAACAAATCGAAGAGGCTGAAATGGAGATTCGCCGTCTTGAACAGCAACGCGAAGCTACGCGCTCTAGGCTAGACCTATTAAAAGAGATGCAGCATGATTTCGCAGGCTTCCAGCAGGGGGTTAAAGAAATCCTACGCGCTCGTGAAAAAGGCATGAAGGGAATCCATGGAGCAGTTGCCGAGCTCATGACAGTGCCGCGCAAGGTGGAAACTGCTATTGAGGTTGCTTTGGGAGGAGCCCTGCAAAATGTAGTCGTAAATGATGAAGCAGCGGGGCGTGAAGCGATTGGCTACCTGAAACGACATAATCTGGGTCGTGCTACCTTCTTACCACTTTCGGTTATTCGTTCTCGTTCCCTTACTAGTGAAGATGAACGCCAATTACGCAATGAAAGCGGAGTGGTAGGCATTGCTAGTCGTCTTGTCTCCTTTGATGAAGCCTATCGGGCTGTTGTCGAGTCTATGCTTGGCAATGTCATCATTACAGAAACCTTGGAGCAGGCAAACCGTGTAGCCAGAAGCTGTCATTACCGCTATCGGGTGGTCACGCTAGATGGTGATATCGTTAATGCAGGCGGTTCTATGACGGGCGGAGCTGTGAAGAAGAACAATGCAAATCTTCTAGGCCGCAACCGTCAGGTAGAAGAGCTAGAAGGCATGTTAGATACCTTGCAAAATGAAATTGCACAGAAGAAGGCTAGCATTGAAGCTGTTACAAAGACAGCGAAACAAGCAGAAGAGCAACAGGAAAAGCTGCGTGAACAAGGAGAGGTCCTTCGCTTACGTGAACAGGAATTAAAAGGTTTGCTGCAACAAGCGGAGTTATCTGGAAAATCCTTACGGGAGCGTATGGCTGTACTTGATCAGGATATGGCTCTTTATCAAAAAGAGATGAATGATGCTCAGCATAAGCTGACAGAACTTAGCCAGCAATTGAAGGTGCTAGAGGAAGAAGAGCATTTGCTCACAACTGCCATCGCTACAGCCGAAACAAGACGAAAAGAGCATATGCTCAGCAAGGAAGAAATGAATGAGCAGATTACCAGTCTGAAGGTCCTCGTGGCACAAGTAAAGCAGGAGCATGCTTCTCGAATCGAACAGGTGGAGCGTTTACGAGAACAACGTACCTTATTGACAAAGGAATGGGAAGAAGCAAATCAGGCTTTGATGGATCTGCATAGCCTAGATGATAATAATGATTCCTTTTTTGGAGAGCTGGATGAAAAAATTTCTGAGCTTCGTCAGGATAAGGACCGTGTAGCCAATCTGATTTCCGAACGGCGTGGAGATCGATCGAGTCTATTTGCTAAGCAGGAGCAATTGGAGCTTGAGGTAAAAGAGATTCGTAAACAAGTAAAAGCACTTGAAGAGAAGCTGCATGCCGAAGAAGTAAAGGGAAACCGGTATGAAGTAGAATTAGATCATTTGCTAAACAAACTATCGGAAGAGTACGAGCTAAGCTTTGATCTCGCTAAGCAAAAATATCCTCCGTTGGGAGAGATTGCTGAGCAGCAGGGAATCGTTAATGGATTGAAGAAGCAAATAGCTGCACTCGGAACGGTTCATTTAGGTGCAATTGAAGAGTTTGATCGCCTAGCAGAGAGGTTAGATTTCTTGCGGAAACAAGAAGAGGACCTAATAGAGGCAAAAGAAATGCTCTATCAGGTGATTGCTGAAATGGACACAGAGATGTCACGCCGCTTCCAACAGACATTTGATGAGATTCGAGTTCAATTCCAAGATGTATTTGTGCAGTTATTTGGAGGAGGTAGGGCGGATCTGCTGTTGTCACAGCCAGATCGATTACTGGAAACAGGAATTGATATCGTAGCCCAACCGCCGGGTAAAAAACTACAAAATTTAGCGTTATTATCTGGGGGAGAACGCGCATTAACAGCTATGGCTCTCTTATTTGCTATCCTGCGCGTGAAGCCAGTGCCATTCTGTGTATTAGATGAGGTAGAGGCTGCTCTGGATGAAGCCAATGTTAGCCGCTTTGCCGAATATATGCATCAATTTAGCGGCGAGACCCAGTTTATTTGTGTCACACATCGGAAAGGAACTATGGAGAGTGCTGATGTCCTGTACGGTATCACTATGCAGGAAGGCGGCGTTTCCAAGCTGGTGTCTGTTAAGCTAGAAGATACGAAAAAACTGATTGAATCCGCTTCATAG
- the acpP gene encoding acyl carrier protein has translation MAEILDRVKKIVIDRLGVDEDKVTLEASFKEDLGADSLDVVELVMELEDEFDLEISDEDAEKITTVGEVVNYISSHK, from the coding sequence GTGGCAGAAATTCTTGATCGTGTAAAGAAAATCGTCATTGACCGTTTAGGCGTAGACGAAGATAAAGTAACGTTAGAAGCTTCTTTCAAAGAAGATCTAGGGGCAGACTCCCTTGATGTTGTTGAGCTTGTTATGGAATTAGAAGACGAGTTCGACCTAGAGATCTCTGATGAAGATGCAGAAAAAATTACTACTGTGGGTGAAGTAGTTAATTACATATCTTCCCACAAGTAA
- the ffh gene encoding signal recognition particle protein, translated as MAFESLASRLQGAFDKLRGRGKIDETIVNEAMREVRLALLEADVNFKVVKQFVARIKERAVGQDVLKSLTPGQMVIKVVNEELTELMGGNVSKLAVSNRPPTVIMMVGLQGAGKTTTTGKLAKLLQKQNRKPMLVACDIYRPAAIKQLQVLGEQLSAPVFAMGDQVSPVEIATKAIEHAKENHYDYVILDTAGRLHIDETLMEELQQVREVAKPDEILLVVDAMTGQDAVNVAESFNNQLELTGVILTKLDGDTRGGAALSVKAVTGKPIKFAAMGEKLDALEPFHPDRMASRILGMGDVLSLIEKAQESVDVDKAKEMERQMRQGEFTFDMFLDSMQQMRQLGPLEDLLGMLPGMNKMKGMKDLKVDEKQIARTEAIVKSMTKEERANPDIMNANRRKRIAAGSGTTIQEVNRFIKQFEDMKKMMKQFTGMTDKMKKKSKKKGGFFPFKGNAPIDPFGGMGGDADDKKGGFNFPFNPFK; from the coding sequence ATGGCATTTGAAAGCTTGGCAAGCCGATTGCAGGGCGCCTTTGATAAGCTGCGTGGCAGAGGTAAAATCGACGAAACCATCGTGAATGAGGCGATGCGGGAAGTGCGTCTGGCTTTATTGGAAGCAGACGTTAACTTTAAAGTCGTGAAACAATTTGTTGCTCGGATCAAGGAACGTGCAGTTGGACAAGATGTTTTGAAAAGCTTAACGCCAGGACAAATGGTTATTAAAGTGGTAAATGAAGAGCTGACTGAGCTTATGGGCGGTAACGTCTCCAAGCTGGCTGTCTCTAACCGACCACCGACTGTTATTATGATGGTTGGTCTACAAGGTGCGGGGAAAACGACCACAACCGGTAAACTGGCCAAGCTGTTACAAAAACAAAATCGTAAGCCTATGCTGGTTGCTTGCGATATTTATCGCCCTGCTGCCATTAAGCAGCTACAAGTACTAGGTGAACAATTGAGTGCTCCTGTATTTGCTATGGGTGATCAGGTAAGTCCTGTAGAAATCGCTACGAAAGCGATTGAACATGCTAAAGAAAATCACTACGATTATGTGATTCTTGATACGGCGGGTCGACTGCACATTGATGAAACTCTCATGGAAGAGCTTCAACAAGTGCGTGAAGTGGCAAAGCCGGATGAGATTTTGTTGGTTGTGGATGCTATGACTGGTCAGGATGCAGTCAATGTAGCAGAGAGCTTTAACAATCAACTAGAGCTTACAGGTGTGATTCTTACTAAGCTAGATGGAGACACACGCGGTGGTGCGGCCCTTTCTGTTAAAGCAGTGACTGGTAAACCGATCAAGTTCGCAGCAATGGGTGAAAAGCTTGATGCTTTGGAACCATTCCATCCAGATCGTATGGCATCACGCATTTTGGGAATGGGCGATGTACTGAGCTTGATCGAAAAAGCACAGGAAAGCGTCGACGTGGATAAAGCAAAAGAGATGGAGCGCCAAATGCGCCAAGGGGAATTCACTTTTGACATGTTCTTGGATTCCATGCAGCAAATGCGTCAGCTAGGGCCGCTTGAGGACCTGTTGGGTATGTTGCCTGGCATGAATAAGATGAAGGGCATGAAGGATCTAAAGGTGGATGAAAAGCAAATTGCTCGTACGGAGGCCATCGTGAAGTCGATGACAAAGGAAGAGCGGGCTAACCCTGATATCATGAATGCAAACCGCCGCAAGCGTATTGCTGCTGGTAGCGGAACCACGATCCAGGAAGTGAATCGTTTCATCAAGCAATTCGAGGATATGAAGAAAATGATGAAGCAATTCACAGGCATGACGGACAAAATGAAAAAGAAAAGCAAGAAAAAAGGCGGATTCTTTCCTTTTAAAGGAAATGCACCGATCGATCCGTTTGGTGGCATGGGCGGAGATGCCGATGATAAAAAAGGTGGCTTCAATTTCCCATTTAATCCGTTTAAATAA
- the rnc gene encoding ribonuclease III translates to MNFKELQEKIGIVFTDESLMRQAFTHSSYVNEQRGKRISDNERLEFLGDAVLELTVSQFLYKMFPKMSEGEMTKLRAAIVCEPSLVKFAELLQFGELVLLGKGEELTGGRQRPALLADVFEAFVGALYLDQGLDAVFQFLEKYVYPRIDKGEFTQVTDFKSQLQELVQQDSLGEIIYRILQERGPAHNREFVSEVILNGNQLGVGSGRSKKEAEQRAAALALMKIETKA, encoded by the coding sequence ATGAATTTTAAAGAGCTGCAAGAAAAAATCGGAATCGTATTTACTGATGAGTCCTTGATGCGGCAAGCATTCACCCATTCTTCCTATGTGAACGAGCAAAGGGGCAAACGGATTTCCGACAACGAACGCCTAGAATTTCTAGGCGATGCGGTGTTGGAGCTAACGGTCTCCCAATTTCTCTACAAAATGTTCCCGAAAATGAGTGAAGGTGAAATGACCAAGCTTCGTGCGGCGATCGTATGTGAACCGTCACTCGTTAAGTTTGCAGAGTTGCTTCAGTTTGGTGAACTGGTGCTATTGGGAAAAGGCGAGGAGCTTACAGGTGGGCGACAGCGACCAGCTCTCCTTGCTGACGTTTTTGAAGCCTTTGTCGGCGCTTTGTACCTTGATCAAGGCTTGGATGCGGTTTTTCAATTCCTAGAAAAATATGTGTATCCGCGCATTGATAAAGGTGAATTTACACAAGTGACCGATTTTAAAAGTCAATTGCAAGAGCTTGTTCAACAGGACAGCTTGGGAGAAATCATTTATCGCATTTTGCAGGAGAGAGGACCTGCCCACAACCGTGAGTTCGTATCCGAAGTGATATTGAATGGAAATCAGTTGGGAGTAGGCTCCGGTCGTTCCAAGAAAGAAGCAGAACAACGCGCTGCTGCACTTGCTCTCATGAAAATTGAAACGAAAGCGTAA
- a CDS encoding putative DNA-binding protein, whose product MLEKTNQVNLLFDFYASLLKGKQREYLELYYLDDLSLSEIAEMHEVSRQAVYDHIKRAEKQLYEYDEKLKLTAKYEQRQEVVRMMINLVEATGGDDTREELLILLRQLSEMD is encoded by the coding sequence ATGCTGGAAAAAACGAATCAAGTGAATCTCTTATTTGACTTCTATGCTTCTCTGTTAAAAGGAAAGCAACGTGAATACCTTGAGCTTTACTACCTGGATGATCTATCGTTAAGCGAGATTGCAGAAATGCATGAAGTAAGCCGACAAGCCGTTTATGATCATATCAAGCGAGCTGAAAAGCAGCTTTATGAATATGACGAAAAGCTGAAGCTAACAGCGAAGTATGAACAGCGTCAAGAGGTTGTGAGAATGATGATCAATCTGGTAGAGGCCACAGGTGGGGACGATACGAGAGAGGAATTGCTTATCTTGCTCCGCCAACTGTCAGAGATGGATTAG
- the fabF gene encoding beta-ketoacyl-ACP synthase II — translation MRRRVVITGFGCITALGKDPETLWKNLLAGKSGISRIENFDPTDYPTKIAAEVKDFDPEQYMDKREARRMDRFVQFGLAAAKEAVKNANLTITEENAERIGVYIGSGIGGLSTWEEQHQILMEKGPRRVSPFFIPMLIANMASGIASIELGAKGPTSSAITACATGTNSIGDAFRLIQFGQADAMITGGTEATIRPMGMAGFCSLKAMSTRNDEPQKASRPFDQGRDGFVMGEGAGVLVLEELEHAKQRGATIIAEVVGYGMSADAFHITAPDENGDGARRCMLNTLKDAGVSPEQVDYINAHGTSTPAGDVAETKAIKSLFGEHAYKLAVSSTKSMTGHLLGATGAIEAMASAYALRDQILPPTINLENPDPECDLDYVPNKAREAKVEYALSNTFGFGGHNATILLKRYAE, via the coding sequence ATGAGACGTAGAGTAGTCATTACGGGTTTTGGGTGTATAACCGCACTTGGAAAAGACCCAGAAACTCTTTGGAAGAACCTGCTTGCAGGTAAATCAGGGATCAGCCGGATTGAGAATTTTGACCCAACCGATTATCCTACAAAAATTGCAGCAGAAGTTAAAGATTTTGATCCCGAACAATATATGGACAAACGAGAAGCACGTCGGATGGATCGTTTCGTGCAGTTTGGTCTAGCAGCAGCGAAGGAAGCAGTGAAAAACGCAAATTTGACCATTACTGAGGAGAATGCTGAGCGTATCGGTGTCTATATTGGTTCAGGAATAGGTGGACTTAGTACATGGGAAGAACAACATCAAATTTTGATGGAGAAGGGTCCGCGTCGCGTTAGTCCGTTCTTTATTCCTATGCTAATCGCTAACATGGCTTCTGGAATTGCTTCTATCGAGCTAGGTGCAAAGGGTCCAACCTCGAGTGCAATCACTGCATGTGCAACAGGTACGAATTCAATTGGTGACGCTTTCCGTCTCATTCAGTTCGGTCAAGCTGATGCTATGATTACAGGTGGTACAGAAGCGACAATTCGTCCGATGGGTATGGCTGGTTTTTGTTCATTAAAGGCAATGTCTACTCGCAATGACGAGCCACAAAAGGCAAGTCGCCCTTTTGATCAAGGTCGAGATGGTTTTGTTATGGGTGAAGGTGCTGGAGTATTGGTTTTGGAAGAGCTAGAGCATGCTAAACAGCGTGGAGCAACCATTATTGCCGAGGTAGTTGGCTATGGTATGAGCGCTGATGCGTTCCATATTACTGCTCCGGATGAAAATGGAGACGGTGCCCGACGCTGTATGTTAAATACGTTAAAGGATGCGGGTGTATCTCCAGAGCAAGTGGACTACATCAATGCACATGGTACATCTACTCCAGCCGGTGATGTGGCTGAAACAAAAGCAATTAAGAGCCTGTTTGGTGAGCACGCCTACAAGCTAGCTGTGAGTTCTACCAAATCAATGACAGGTCATTTGTTGGGGGCGACAGGAGCTATCGAAGCGATGGCGTCAGCTTATGCCCTGCGTGATCAGATTTTACCTCCAACCATCAACTTAGAGAACCCTGACCCGGAATGCGATCTGGATTATGTACCAAACAAAGCGAGAGAGGCAAAGGTAGAATATGCTTTGTCTAACACATTTGGCTTTGGTGGGCATAATGCGACCATTCTTTTAAAACGTTATGCGGAGTAG
- the ftsY gene encoding signal recognition particle-docking protein FtsY, whose product MSFFKKLRDSIVKKSEEVTQKFTDGLTKTRDLLVEKVEDLVRRYKKIDEDFFEELEEILIAADVGVNTVMELVDDLRGEVRKHKIENALDLQPILSEKLVNLLRNDEAHNTALQIEEGRLNVVLFVGVNGVGKTTTIGKMAHMFKQQGKKVVLAAGDTFRAAAIEQLEVWGDRVGVDVIKHQQGADPAAVIYDAVQAAKSRKADVLLCDTAGRLQNKVNLMEELNKIFRVLQREIPDAPHEVLLVLDATTGQNAMNQAKAFGESAGVTGIVLTKLDGTAKGGIVIAIRNELDIPVKYVGLGEKMDDLQAFDPEQFVHALFAGLIEKETEQEAESEQE is encoded by the coding sequence GTGAGCTTTTTTAAAAAACTTCGTGATTCCATCGTAAAAAAATCAGAAGAGGTAACGCAGAAGTTTACGGATGGGTTAACCAAAACAAGAGATCTTTTAGTAGAGAAAGTAGAGGATTTAGTCCGTCGCTACAAAAAAATTGATGAGGATTTCTTCGAGGAGCTAGAAGAGATTCTAATAGCAGCCGATGTAGGCGTAAATACGGTGATGGAGCTCGTTGATGATTTGCGAGGAGAGGTTCGCAAGCACAAAATCGAGAATGCCTTAGACTTGCAACCGATTCTATCGGAAAAGCTAGTTAACCTATTACGCAATGATGAAGCCCACAATACGGCACTACAGATAGAGGAAGGACGTTTAAACGTTGTGTTATTCGTAGGGGTTAATGGTGTAGGAAAAACCACTACGATTGGTAAAATGGCTCATATGTTTAAACAACAAGGAAAAAAAGTAGTTTTGGCTGCAGGGGATACCTTCCGTGCTGCTGCGATTGAACAGTTGGAGGTTTGGGGAGACCGTGTTGGTGTAGATGTGATTAAGCACCAGCAGGGCGCTGATCCGGCAGCCGTTATCTATGATGCGGTACAAGCGGCTAAGTCACGTAAGGCAGATGTTCTTCTCTGCGACACAGCAGGTCGTTTGCAAAACAAGGTGAATCTAATGGAAGAGCTAAATAAAATCTTCCGTGTCCTACAACGTGAAATCCCAGATGCTCCTCATGAAGTATTGCTGGTTCTGGATGCGACGACTGGACAGAACGCTATGAACCAAGCTAAGGCTTTTGGAGAATCCGCTGGCGTGACAGGTATTGTCTTGACCAAACTAGACGGGACAGCGAAGGGCGGTATCGTTATTGCTATCCGCAATGAGCTGGATATACCGGTGAAATATGTAGGTTTGGGTGAAAAAATGGATGATTTACAAGCCTTTGATCCAGAACAATTCGTTCATGCTTTGTTTGCTGGCTTGATTGAAAAAGAGACAGAGCAGGAAGCGGAATCCGAGCAAGAATAG